From Myxococcus xanthus, a single genomic window includes:
- a CDS encoding MG2 domain-containing protein: protein MKCLIRLAALSALMLSGVALAKPLYITVPRSYGTQEPVAVDVAFEDKGPVELRVLKPENLDAFIRAQGDLRRAYQTPPTLKNPGRALSRGFNAVRTPGMFLLDTLSPAFRDEVGEVLPRAPQASGSGEPLAKVAEGPERLVGVPPGFTVTRSQWLNLDLGGAERDFNVPGFNASGSSGFQERRVTLAPLPAGTYVLQLVQGRVEGQVVLVVSDLTVQLKQTDGQVLLRVAGRDQKPREGAEVQVYLPKGKGPAGKTNAKGEVTLEVSEPRVIATATAGGDTAIVDTDFYSALAVAPDVFIYSDRPIYKPGHEVKFRGVVRQPDTFLARLFTPKKRQVQVKLVSQEGRALTTRAAVDEFGAFHGTLKVPDDLGTGVLRVEAEVDGHPHQGEARVQDYVKPTFYLEMEPASETVVPGQTLRAKVRARRYAGGTPDATKYEVFLYRSLLDAPAWVDDAGKGGQGSDVTYGSASTTEGKLSVPERLYSSVEARGAYEDPWSSASAFDANGEAEIEVAVPALAAGEERLPYRYSLTVRARDDQETFANATSAFFLSKVEVLGLARYSDAVVAKSGDATLAIRATTLSGKPYGVTQGEVEFVLRKADGSEKSLGKRSFSTAADGTHREKVPTSDVGSVLARVVVKDKNGETWQGEESLLVIGGADEPVARVPNLTLASLSGTLAPGDTAKLVALMPDSWGSGGRDAGPVWVTLSGASLYDTQVVELTGRTLVHSFNVEKRFGSAVYASVAYPTATGRWEERTVAFRVIPRERTLTVELQPRRAEATPLTEQSIDVRVVDHEGRGVVAQLSVGVVDKAVYAIQSEFRPRVLDFFYPPARNNVSNFFSSEFQGYGYGEALARKMAGLPDHAFASIKPPSRQTKDLERDTAHWDPAVVTDRDGRATVRFTLPSNQTLWVVTAVAADTSGRFGEGTSEFATRGGLNLYAALPQFLREGDEAVASVRLSAGEKSPASQLLDVKLASLGALKADQFEHKVELAKGGEQVVPLTLKASSTGAAQLTVNVAGGKDSLRDLKRFDVGPAAVEDVVKVSAWGGGALEVPAPQEATLARVELVLQPSIVDAALSNVRELLTYPYGCLEQLVSTTVPNVAVYQVLQKAGALAKLDTDTQALLAEARSRSVQGTARILDMSVKGGGFTWFGGYETPSLPQTLIALDGLAYAAEAGLVDRADPRLVESARWLEAQEGLPPEYEATRAYVLARLEGSKQAARVRALVQGAEGGDLYPLALAVLAAEKAGVIKEPALQTQINALVARSAQGYATLAALGPGQSLEQSEAFFRFPLRRVGMTAIAAHAASFGTLDITRARRRILELLSEPDLSTFDRSTTLLHSLWLLERDAKAMQGMKAPEVKGVKTPVKFAPRGLGLVAVLAPGTRTVDVGGFDGVATLRATTRTPLSAVQPKAEGMSIQRAYYVLRESGKVRLGAGDTVSQGEEVYVELTLDARGDNRVRSAYYVVEDAVPAGFVPLQEDKAFRGPPHSLPLVPEALKRRVLNPERATFFFEEPAWWSDSPRTVGYVLRAQFAGTFSAPPAHIEDMYAASIHGRTAADSLKVVPSKKHLGDL from the coding sequence ATGAAGTGCCTCATCCGACTGGCGGCTCTGTCCGCGCTCATGCTGTCCGGCGTGGCCCTGGCCAAGCCGCTCTACATCACCGTCCCGCGCTCCTATGGCACCCAGGAGCCGGTGGCGGTGGACGTCGCCTTCGAGGACAAGGGCCCCGTCGAGCTGCGCGTCCTCAAGCCGGAGAACCTGGACGCCTTCATCCGCGCCCAGGGTGATTTGCGTCGCGCGTACCAGACGCCGCCCACGCTGAAGAACCCGGGCCGCGCGCTCAGCCGTGGCTTCAACGCGGTCCGCACGCCGGGCATGTTCCTGCTCGACACGCTCAGCCCGGCCTTCCGCGACGAGGTGGGAGAGGTGCTGCCCCGTGCGCCGCAAGCGTCGGGCTCGGGCGAGCCGCTGGCGAAGGTAGCCGAGGGGCCGGAGCGCCTGGTGGGCGTGCCGCCCGGCTTCACGGTGACGCGCAGCCAGTGGCTGAACCTGGACCTGGGCGGCGCCGAGCGGGACTTCAACGTCCCCGGCTTCAACGCCAGTGGCTCCAGCGGCTTCCAGGAGCGCCGCGTCACGCTGGCGCCGCTGCCCGCGGGCACCTACGTGCTCCAGTTGGTGCAGGGCCGCGTGGAGGGACAGGTGGTGCTGGTCGTCAGTGACTTGACGGTGCAGCTCAAGCAGACGGATGGCCAGGTGCTGCTGCGCGTGGCGGGCCGGGACCAGAAGCCGCGCGAGGGCGCCGAGGTGCAGGTGTACCTGCCCAAGGGCAAGGGCCCCGCCGGCAAGACGAACGCGAAGGGCGAGGTGACGCTGGAGGTGTCGGAGCCGCGCGTCATCGCCACGGCGACGGCAGGTGGGGACACGGCCATCGTCGACACGGACTTCTACTCCGCGCTGGCGGTGGCGCCGGACGTGTTCATCTACAGCGACCGGCCCATCTACAAGCCGGGCCACGAGGTGAAGTTCCGCGGTGTGGTGCGCCAGCCGGACACCTTCCTGGCGCGCCTCTTCACGCCGAAGAAGCGCCAGGTGCAGGTGAAGCTCGTCTCGCAGGAGGGCCGCGCGCTCACCACGCGCGCCGCGGTGGACGAGTTCGGCGCCTTCCACGGCACGCTGAAGGTGCCGGACGACCTGGGCACCGGCGTGCTGCGCGTGGAGGCGGAGGTGGACGGGCACCCACACCAGGGCGAGGCCCGCGTGCAGGACTACGTGAAGCCGACGTTCTACCTGGAGATGGAGCCCGCGTCGGAGACGGTGGTGCCTGGCCAGACGCTGCGCGCGAAGGTGCGCGCCCGCCGCTATGCCGGTGGCACGCCCGACGCCACGAAGTACGAGGTGTTCCTCTACCGCAGCCTGCTGGACGCGCCCGCCTGGGTGGATGACGCGGGCAAGGGCGGCCAGGGCAGCGACGTGACGTACGGCAGCGCCTCCACCACGGAGGGCAAGCTGAGTGTGCCGGAGCGGCTGTACTCCTCCGTGGAGGCGCGCGGCGCGTATGAGGACCCGTGGTCCAGCGCCAGCGCCTTCGACGCCAACGGCGAGGCTGAAATCGAGGTGGCCGTGCCGGCGCTGGCCGCGGGCGAGGAGCGGCTGCCGTACCGGTACTCGCTCACCGTGCGCGCGCGCGATGACCAGGAGACCTTCGCCAACGCCACGTCCGCCTTCTTCCTGTCGAAGGTGGAGGTGCTGGGCCTGGCGCGCTACTCCGACGCGGTGGTGGCCAAGAGCGGCGACGCGACGCTGGCGATTCGCGCCACCACGCTGTCGGGCAAGCCCTACGGCGTGACGCAGGGCGAGGTGGAGTTCGTGCTGCGCAAGGCGGATGGCTCGGAGAAGAGCCTGGGCAAGCGCTCCTTCTCCACGGCGGCGGATGGCACGCACCGCGAGAAGGTCCCCACCTCGGACGTGGGCAGCGTGCTGGCGCGCGTGGTGGTGAAGGACAAGAACGGTGAGACGTGGCAGGGCGAGGAGTCGCTGCTCGTCATCGGCGGCGCGGACGAGCCGGTGGCGCGCGTGCCCAACCTGACGCTGGCCTCGCTGTCCGGGACGCTGGCGCCGGGCGACACCGCGAAGCTGGTGGCGCTGATGCCGGATAGCTGGGGTTCGGGTGGCCGTGATGCGGGCCCGGTGTGGGTGACGCTGTCGGGCGCGTCGCTCTACGACACGCAGGTGGTGGAGCTGACGGGCCGCACGCTGGTGCACAGCTTCAACGTGGAGAAGCGCTTCGGCAGCGCGGTGTACGCGTCCGTCGCGTACCCCACGGCCACGGGCCGCTGGGAGGAGCGCACGGTGGCCTTCCGGGTGATTCCGCGCGAGCGCACCCTCACGGTGGAGCTGCAGCCCCGCCGCGCGGAGGCCACGCCGCTCACCGAGCAGAGCATCGACGTGCGCGTGGTGGACCACGAGGGCCGCGGCGTGGTGGCGCAGCTCTCCGTGGGCGTGGTGGACAAGGCCGTCTACGCCATCCAGAGCGAGTTCCGGCCCAGGGTGCTGGACTTCTTCTACCCGCCGGCGCGCAACAACGTGTCCAACTTCTTCTCGTCGGAGTTCCAGGGCTACGGCTACGGCGAGGCGCTGGCGCGGAAGATGGCGGGGCTGCCGGACCACGCCTTCGCCTCCATCAAGCCGCCCAGCCGCCAGACGAAGGACCTGGAGCGCGACACCGCGCACTGGGACCCGGCGGTGGTGACGGACCGGGATGGCCGCGCCACGGTGCGCTTCACGCTGCCCTCCAACCAGACGCTGTGGGTGGTGACGGCGGTGGCGGCGGACACCTCCGGCCGCTTTGGCGAGGGCACCTCCGAGTTCGCCACGCGCGGCGGCCTCAACCTCTACGCCGCGCTGCCGCAGTTCCTCCGTGAAGGCGACGAGGCGGTCGCTTCGGTGCGCCTGTCGGCGGGGGAGAAGTCGCCGGCCAGCCAGCTACTGGACGTGAAGCTGGCGTCGCTGGGCGCGCTGAAGGCGGACCAGTTCGAGCACAAGGTGGAGCTGGCGAAGGGCGGTGAGCAGGTGGTGCCGCTGACGCTGAAGGCCTCGTCCACGGGCGCCGCGCAGCTCACCGTGAATGTGGCGGGCGGCAAGGACTCGCTGAGGGACCTCAAGCGCTTCGATGTGGGCCCAGCGGCGGTGGAGGACGTGGTGAAGGTGAGCGCCTGGGGCGGCGGCGCGCTGGAGGTGCCCGCGCCTCAGGAAGCGACGCTGGCGCGCGTGGAGCTGGTGCTCCAGCCGTCCATCGTCGACGCGGCGCTGTCCAACGTGCGCGAGCTGCTCACGTACCCCTACGGCTGCCTGGAGCAGTTGGTGTCCACCACCGTGCCCAACGTGGCGGTGTACCAGGTGCTCCAGAAGGCGGGCGCGCTGGCGAAGCTGGACACGGACACGCAGGCGCTGCTGGCGGAGGCGCGCAGCCGCTCCGTGCAGGGCACCGCGCGCATCCTCGACATGTCGGTGAAGGGTGGCGGCTTCACCTGGTTCGGTGGCTATGAGACGCCGAGCCTGCCGCAGACGCTCATCGCGCTGGATGGTCTGGCCTACGCGGCCGAGGCGGGGCTGGTGGACCGCGCCGACCCGCGCCTGGTGGAGAGCGCCCGCTGGCTGGAGGCGCAGGAGGGCCTGCCGCCCGAGTACGAGGCCACGCGCGCCTACGTGCTGGCGCGGCTGGAGGGCTCCAAGCAGGCCGCGCGCGTGCGTGCGCTGGTGCAGGGCGCGGAGGGCGGGGACTTGTATCCGCTGGCCCTGGCGGTGCTGGCCGCGGAGAAGGCCGGCGTCATCAAGGAGCCCGCGCTCCAGACTCAAATCAACGCGCTGGTCGCGCGCAGCGCGCAGGGCTACGCCACGCTGGCCGCCCTTGGGCCGGGCCAGTCGCTGGAGCAGTCGGAGGCCTTCTTCCGCTTCCCGCTGCGGCGCGTGGGCATGACGGCCATCGCCGCGCATGCGGCCTCGTTCGGCACATTGGACATCACCCGCGCGCGCCGCCGCATCCTGGAGCTGCTGTCAGAGCCGGACCTGTCCACCTTCGACCGGAGCACCACGCTGCTGCACTCGCTGTGGCTGCTGGAGCGCGACGCGAAAGCGATGCAGGGCATGAAGGCGCCCGAGGTGAAGGGCGTGAAGACGCCGGTGAAGTTCGCCCCGCGCGGCCTGGGCCTGGTGGCGGTGCTGGCGCCGGGCACGCGCACCGTGGACGTGGGCGGCTTCGACGGCGTGGCCACGCTGCGCGCCACCACGCGCACGCCGCTGTCCGCCGTGCAGCCGAAGGCGGAGGGCATGTCCATCCAGCGCGCCTACTACGTGCTGCGCGAGAGCGGGAAGGTGCGGCTGGGCGCGGGCGACACCGTGTCCCAGGGCGAGGAGGTCTACGTGGAGCTGACGCTGGACGCGCGCGGCGACAACCGCGTGCGCTCGGCGTACTACGTGGTGGAGGACGCGGTGCCCGCGGGCTTCGTGCCGCTCCAGGAGGACAAGGCCTTCCGTGGGCCGCCGCACTCGCTGCCGCTGGTGCCCGAGGCGCTCAAGCGCCGCGTGCTCAACCCGGAGCGGGCGACGTTCTTCTTCGAGGAGCCGGCCTGGTGGAGCGACAGCCCGCGCACCGTGGGCTACGTGCTGCGCGCGCAGTTCGCCGGCACCTTCTCCGCGCCGCCCGCGCACATCGAGGACATGTACGCCGCCAGCATCCACGGGCGGACGGCCGCGGACTCGCTGAAGGTGGTGCCCTCCAAGAAGCACCTGGGCGACCTGTAG
- a CDS encoding trypsin-like serine protease, which yields MRITRTASRRKLFGALLCTLSVAACGPAPEGEPSGEKSPEMGSQENPVVYGTDHRTDVYAYPASALRTRAEKSTVALMNPSDFNASNPNNVTFNASTLQSAYNLCSTQRFLNDPTPAFCSGTLIDDDLVLTAGHCITSASACANTRFVFNFYRTSATTLQTVTTADIFSCQSIVARQQGTVGGRNLDFAVVRLDRPATPRFEPAPVRPGNTALPLNTGVSVIGSGSGIPFKIDDGGWVRDARAGTLDYFVANTDTFGGNSGSGVYENNNVTVAGILVRGVTDYVSQGGCNVVNQCTDTGCGGESITYVRPAIDAYCAVAGSMRLCGTTEPPPPPPVKTFTFNVTNTNSAQQNTTNVSVTLAAGQTLSFGTCSLPQAAGTGDTYLRLFNTATNTQVAANDDSCSLLSYVSFTAPSAGTYQMRVGCYSSGSCSGTVAYSIQ from the coding sequence ATGCGCATCACCCGTACCGCCTCTCGCAGAAAGCTGTTCGGCGCGCTGCTGTGTACCCTCTCTGTCGCGGCCTGCGGCCCGGCGCCCGAAGGAGAGCCCTCCGGTGAGAAGTCCCCCGAGATGGGTTCGCAGGAGAATCCCGTTGTCTATGGCACGGACCACCGCACGGACGTCTATGCCTATCCGGCGTCCGCGCTGCGGACCCGGGCCGAGAAGTCCACCGTGGCGTTGATGAATCCGTCGGACTTCAACGCCTCCAATCCCAACAATGTCACCTTCAATGCCAGCACGCTGCAGAGCGCCTACAACCTCTGCTCCACGCAGCGCTTCCTGAATGACCCGACGCCGGCCTTCTGCTCGGGTACGCTCATCGATGATGACCTGGTGCTCACCGCGGGGCACTGCATCACCAGCGCGTCCGCCTGCGCCAACACGCGCTTCGTCTTCAACTTCTACCGCACGTCGGCGACGACGCTGCAGACGGTGACCACGGCCGACATCTTCTCCTGCCAGTCCATCGTCGCGCGCCAGCAGGGCACGGTGGGCGGCCGCAACCTGGACTTCGCCGTCGTCCGGCTGGACCGTCCCGCCACGCCGCGCTTCGAGCCGGCGCCCGTCCGTCCGGGCAACACCGCCCTGCCGCTGAACACGGGCGTGTCCGTGATTGGTTCCGGCAGCGGCATCCCGTTCAAGATTGACGACGGCGGCTGGGTGCGAGACGCCCGCGCCGGCACGCTGGACTACTTCGTCGCCAACACCGACACCTTCGGTGGCAACTCGGGCTCGGGCGTGTATGAGAACAACAACGTCACCGTGGCCGGCATCCTGGTCCGGGGCGTGACGGACTACGTCAGCCAGGGCGGCTGCAACGTCGTGAACCAGTGCACCGACACGGGCTGCGGTGGCGAGTCCATCACCTACGTGCGTCCCGCCATCGACGCGTACTGCGCCGTCGCGGGCAGCATGCGCCTGTGCGGCACCACCGAGCCGCCTCCTCCGCCGCCGGTCAAGACCTTCACCTTCAACGTGACCAACACCAACAGCGCGCAGCAGAACACCACCAACGTCAGCGTGACGCTGGCGGCTGGCCAGACGCTGTCCTTCGGCACCTGCTCGCTGCCGCAGGCCGCGGGCACGGGCGACACCTACCTGCGCCTGTTCAACACGGCGACGAACACCCAGGTGGCGGCCAACGACGACTCCTGCAGCCTGCTGTCCTACGTGTCCTTCACCGCGCCCTCGGCGGGCACGTACCAGATGCGCGTCGGCTGCTACTCCAGCGGCAGCTGCAGCGGCACGGTGGCCTACTCCATCCAGTAG
- a CDS encoding DUF1175 family protein, with translation MRRVLPVLLLLHAPAPLANGTVGVRPLVSAPSASDVTSHDAEASTTPETRDVLLRRLVARVALAQVRKQDAAWHPDQRDCAGLIRFAFRSAYKQVAAERLSTPLWRDGRGRPSDFADAEVLLQQSFQLLGRDDATRESLRTGDVLAFRQEQDAGPIFHLMLVVRPEDRAHAPARVVYHPGEKGAAVRTGVLHHLVTEAPLEWRPVPQNASFLGFFRFKEWMS, from the coding sequence ATGCGCCGCGTCCTTCCCGTGCTCCTGCTGCTCCATGCGCCCGCGCCTCTGGCGAACGGAACGGTCGGGGTGCGGCCGCTCGTGTCGGCGCCGTCGGCATCGGACGTGACGTCGCACGACGCGGAGGCATCCACGACGCCCGAGACGCGCGACGTGCTGCTCCGCCGGTTGGTGGCGCGCGTGGCGCTGGCCCAGGTCCGCAAGCAGGACGCCGCGTGGCATCCGGACCAGCGTGACTGCGCGGGCCTCATCCGCTTCGCCTTCCGTTCCGCGTACAAGCAGGTCGCCGCGGAGCGCCTGTCCACGCCGCTGTGGCGTGACGGCCGGGGCCGCCCATCCGACTTCGCGGACGCGGAGGTGCTGCTCCAGCAGAGCTTCCAGCTCCTGGGCCGTGACGACGCCACCCGCGAGTCGCTGCGCACCGGCGACGTGCTCGCCTTTCGCCAGGAGCAGGACGCGGGCCCCATCTTCCATCTGATGCTGGTGGTGCGCCCGGAGGACCGGGCCCATGCGCCCGCGCGCGTCGTCTACCACCCGGGGGAGAAGGGCGCCGCAGTGCGCACCGGCGTCCTCCACCACCTGGTCACCGAGGCGCCGCTGGAGTGGCGCCCGGTGCCGCAGAACGCTTCCTTCCTCGGCTTCTTCCGTTTCAAGGAGTGGATGTCATGA